GCGCCCGGAACGGCTGATTAGCCGCCACCACCACTATCGTCGCCGCCCTGTTGCTGTTTCTTTTCCAGATCCTTCTGCTGTTCCTTGGTCAGGTTGGTCGGATACAGCGGGCCGTACTTGTGGCTTTCCTGCAGCAACTCCTGCGGCGTTTCCTTCATGAAGTTGCCGTCGGTGCGGACCAGCGTGTCGTTGTCGAAATACAGCGTCAGCGTGCGTTCCTGGACCGTGCCGCCGCGGCGCTGCATGGTGGCGACGTAGTTCCACTGGTTCGAATTGAACGGACTCACCACCGAAGGCGAACCCAGCAACGCCACGACCTGTTGCTTGGTCAGGCCGGGTTTCAGTTCGTTGACGTTCTTGCCGATCAGCAGGTTGCCCTGTTGCACGTCGGGCTTGTAGATCACGTGGCACGCGCCGAGGCCGAACAGGCTGGCGCCGGCGAGCAGGAGGGAAGGGATCGTCTTGCGCATCGTCATGGGTCGGGGGGCGAACGGTGAATGATACACTAGCGCGGTATCTGGCCGGATCGTCAGACACCGAGCCGCTACCGGAGTTCAGGTATGGAAACGCAGGATCTGCGCAACGCCGGGTTGAAGGTGACCCACCCGCGTATCCGCGTGCTGGAAATCCTCGAGCACAGCCACGACCACCTGACCGCCGAGAACATCTACAAGCTGCTGCTGGAAGAGTCCGAGGACATCGGCCTGGCCACGGTTTACCGCGTGCTGACGCAGTTCGAGGCGGCCGGCCTGGTGATCAAGCACAACTTCGAGGGCGGCCAGGCGGTGTATGAACTGGACCGTGGCCAGCACCACGACCACATGATCGACGTGACGACGGGCCAGGTCATCGAGTTCGTGAACGAGGACATCGAGAAGCTGCAGCGCGAGATCGCGGCGAAGCACGGCTACGAGATCGCCGATCATTCGCTGGTGCTGTACGTGAGGCCGAAGAAGAAAAAGTCGTGAATCGGGATTGGGGACTGGGGACTCGGGAGATTGGCTCCCCCAGCCCTAATCCCTCGCCCCTGCCTTTTCCAGCATCTTCTTCGCGTGCGCACGCGTTTCGCGATCGATTTCGACGCCGCCCAGCATGCGCGCGAGTTCCTCGCTGCGGCCCTTCGCGTCCAGCACGCCGATATGCGTGCGCGTGGTCTCGCCTTCGACGACCTTGGCGACTGACAGGTGCGCGTGGCCTTGCGCCGCGACCTGCGCGAGATGGGTGACGCACAGCACCTGGCAGCGTGAACCGAGCGCGCGCAGCTTG
The genomic region above belongs to Rhodanobacteraceae bacterium and contains:
- a CDS encoding Ferric uptake regulation protein FUR, producing METQDLRNAGLKVTHPRIRVLEILEHSHDHLTAENIYKLLLEESEDIGLATVYRVLTQFEAAGLVIKHNFEGGQAVYELDRGQHHDHMIDVTTGQVIEFVNEDIEKLQREIAAKHGYEIADHSLVLYVRPKKKKS